One window of the Camelina sativa cultivar DH55 chromosome 1, Cs, whole genome shotgun sequence genome contains the following:
- the LOC104772972 gene encoding uncharacterized protein LOC104772972 isoform X3 yields MRGDELKKNALLARTLVRTTIARYQTNSEVDPRSLMFKKNKYGKPEVDWQNYNNCNNPPLHFNISHTDSLIACGVTVHVPVGIDVENKERKIKHDVLAFAERFYSADEVKFLSTILDPEVQRKEFIKLWTLKEAYVKALGKGFSAAPFNTFTIQSKVGTEGCYNLCKTSEMTISSLEKTEKCYEEWRFALLELADSHYGAICTEDDQAGGGAISIDIDTEESIYSVISSSHLSPSCRWSYEGDYPKNHPFRRR; encoded by the exons ATGCGAGGCGATGAGCTTAAGAAGAATGCTTTGCTTGCTCGCACCTTGGTTCGGACCACCATCGCTAGAT ATCAGACAAACAGTGAGGTCGATCCTCGGTCCTTGATGTTCAAGAAGAATAAGTATGGGAAGCCTGAG GTAGATTGGCAGAATTATAACAACTGTAATAACCCACCATTGCATTTCAATATCTCCCACACAGATTCATTAATTGCCTGTGGGGTGACTGTACATGTTCCG GTTGGTATCGATGTTGAAAACAAGGAAAGGAAAATTAAACATGACGTCTTAGCATTTGCAGAAAGATTTTACTCTGCTGATGAAGTGAAGTTTTTATCAACTATACTGGACCCGGAAGTTCAGCGAAAGGAATTTATTAAGTTGTGGACTCTCAAG GAGGCATATGTGAAAGCATTAGGAAAAGGCTTCTCTGCTGCACCTTTTAATACCTTTACAATCCAGTCTAAGGTTGGAACAGAAGGATGCTACAATCTTTGCAAG ACATCTGAAATGACGATCAGTTCGCTGGAGAAGACAGAGAAATGCTACGAAGAATGGAGGTTTGCCCTTTTGGAGTTGGCTGATTCTCATTATGGTGCAATCTGTACTGAAGATGATCAAGCTGGTGGAGGTGCAATTTCAATTGACATAGACACTGAAGAATCCATTTATTCAGTGATTTCTTCATCACATCTTTCTCCTTCTTGCAGGTGGTCCTATGAGGGTGATTATCCGAAAAACCATCCCTTTCGTAGAAGATGA
- the LOC104772972 gene encoding uncharacterized protein LOC104772972 isoform X2: protein MQRSLSMGLTSLLPLKLPSRMETHLWYIRPDEVKCASLLKHYSQLLSPTEKDRVLQMRGDELKKNALLARTLVRTTIARYQTNSEVDPRSLMFKKNKYGKPEVDWQNYNNCNNPPLHFNISHTDSLIACGVTVHVPVGIDVENKERKIKHDVLAFAERFYSADEVKFLSTILDPEVQRKEFIKLWTLKEAYVKALGKGFSAAPFNTFTIQSKVGTEGCYNLCKTSEMTISSLEKTEKCYEEWRFALLELADSHYGAICTEDDQAGGGGPMRVIIRKTIPFVEDELISESKLL, encoded by the exons ATGCAGCGAAGCCTCTCAATGGGTTTGACTTCACTGCTTCCTCTGAAACTTCCATCTCGGAT GGAGACTCATCTTTGGTATATTAGACCAGATGAAGTGAAATGTGCATCTCTTCTAAAACACTACTCTCAACTTTTGTCACCAACTGAGAAAGATAGAGTTCTTCAGATGCGAGGCGATGAGCTTAAGAAGAATGCTTTGCTTGCTCGCACCTTGGTTCGGACCACCATCGCTAGAT ATCAGACAAACAGTGAGGTCGATCCTCGGTCCTTGATGTTCAAGAAGAATAAGTATGGGAAGCCTGAG GTAGATTGGCAGAATTATAACAACTGTAATAACCCACCATTGCATTTCAATATCTCCCACACAGATTCATTAATTGCCTGTGGGGTGACTGTACATGTTCCG GTTGGTATCGATGTTGAAAACAAGGAAAGGAAAATTAAACATGACGTCTTAGCATTTGCAGAAAGATTTTACTCTGCTGATGAAGTGAAGTTTTTATCAACTATACTGGACCCGGAAGTTCAGCGAAAGGAATTTATTAAGTTGTGGACTCTCAAG GAGGCATATGTGAAAGCATTAGGAAAAGGCTTCTCTGCTGCACCTTTTAATACCTTTACAATCCAGTCTAAGGTTGGAACAGAAGGATGCTACAATCTTTGCAAG ACATCTGAAATGACGATCAGTTCGCTGGAGAAGACAGAGAAATGCTACGAAGAATGGAGGTTTGCCCTTTTGGAGTTGGCTGATTCTCATTATGGTGCAATCTGTACTGAAGATGATCAAGCTGGTGGAG GTGGTCCTATGAGGGTGATTATCCGAAAAACCATCCCTTTCGTAGAAGATGAACTTATTTCTGAATCCAAACTTCTGTAG
- the LOC104772972 gene encoding uncharacterized protein LOC104772972 isoform X1, translating into MQRSLSMGLTSLLPLKLPSRMETHLWYIRPDEVKCASLLKHYSQLLSPTEKDRVLQMRGDELKKNALLARTLVRTTIARYQTNSEVDPRSLMFKKNKYGKPEVDWQNYNNCNNPPLHFNISHTDSLIACGVTVHVPVGIDVENKERKIKHDVLAFAERFYSADEVKFLSTILDPEVQRKEFIKLWTLKEAYVKALGKGFSAAPFNTFTIQSKVGTEGCYNLCKTSEMTISSLEKTEKCYEEWRFALLELADSHYGAICTEDDQAGGGAISIDIDTEESIYSVISSSHLSPSCRWSYEGDYPKNHPFRRR; encoded by the exons ATGCAGCGAAGCCTCTCAATGGGTTTGACTTCACTGCTTCCTCTGAAACTTCCATCTCGGAT GGAGACTCATCTTTGGTATATTAGACCAGATGAAGTGAAATGTGCATCTCTTCTAAAACACTACTCTCAACTTTTGTCACCAACTGAGAAAGATAGAGTTCTTCAGATGCGAGGCGATGAGCTTAAGAAGAATGCTTTGCTTGCTCGCACCTTGGTTCGGACCACCATCGCTAGAT ATCAGACAAACAGTGAGGTCGATCCTCGGTCCTTGATGTTCAAGAAGAATAAGTATGGGAAGCCTGAG GTAGATTGGCAGAATTATAACAACTGTAATAACCCACCATTGCATTTCAATATCTCCCACACAGATTCATTAATTGCCTGTGGGGTGACTGTACATGTTCCG GTTGGTATCGATGTTGAAAACAAGGAAAGGAAAATTAAACATGACGTCTTAGCATTTGCAGAAAGATTTTACTCTGCTGATGAAGTGAAGTTTTTATCAACTATACTGGACCCGGAAGTTCAGCGAAAGGAATTTATTAAGTTGTGGACTCTCAAG GAGGCATATGTGAAAGCATTAGGAAAAGGCTTCTCTGCTGCACCTTTTAATACCTTTACAATCCAGTCTAAGGTTGGAACAGAAGGATGCTACAATCTTTGCAAG ACATCTGAAATGACGATCAGTTCGCTGGAGAAGACAGAGAAATGCTACGAAGAATGGAGGTTTGCCCTTTTGGAGTTGGCTGATTCTCATTATGGTGCAATCTGTACTGAAGATGATCAAGCTGGTGGAGGTGCAATTTCAATTGACATAGACACTGAAGAATCCATTTATTCAGTGATTTCTTCATCACATCTTTCTCCTTCTTGCAGGTGGTCCTATGAGGGTGATTATCCGAAAAACCATCCCTTTCGTAGAAGATGA
- the LOC104772972 gene encoding uncharacterized protein LOC104772972 isoform X4 yields the protein MSLRRMLCLLAPWFGPPSLDTNSEVDPRSLMFKKNKYGKPEVDWQNYNNCNNPPLHFNISHTDSLIACGVTVHVPVGIDVENKERKIKHDVLAFAERFYSADEVKFLSTILDPEVQRKEFIKLWTLKEAYVKALGKGFSAAPFNTFTIQSKVGTEGCYNLCKTSEMTISSLEKTEKCYEEWRFALLELADSHYGAICTEDDQAGGGAISIDIDTEESIYSVISSSHLSPSCRWSYEGDYPKNHPFRRR from the exons ATGAGCTTAAGAAGAATGCTTTGCTTGCTCGCACCTTGGTTCGGACCACCATCGCTAGAT ACAAACAGTGAGGTCGATCCTCGGTCCTTGATGTTCAAGAAGAATAAGTATGGGAAGCCTGAG GTAGATTGGCAGAATTATAACAACTGTAATAACCCACCATTGCATTTCAATATCTCCCACACAGATTCATTAATTGCCTGTGGGGTGACTGTACATGTTCCG GTTGGTATCGATGTTGAAAACAAGGAAAGGAAAATTAAACATGACGTCTTAGCATTTGCAGAAAGATTTTACTCTGCTGATGAAGTGAAGTTTTTATCAACTATACTGGACCCGGAAGTTCAGCGAAAGGAATTTATTAAGTTGTGGACTCTCAAG GAGGCATATGTGAAAGCATTAGGAAAAGGCTTCTCTGCTGCACCTTTTAATACCTTTACAATCCAGTCTAAGGTTGGAACAGAAGGATGCTACAATCTTTGCAAG ACATCTGAAATGACGATCAGTTCGCTGGAGAAGACAGAGAAATGCTACGAAGAATGGAGGTTTGCCCTTTTGGAGTTGGCTGATTCTCATTATGGTGCAATCTGTACTGAAGATGATCAAGCTGGTGGAGGTGCAATTTCAATTGACATAGACACTGAAGAATCCATTTATTCAGTGATTTCTTCATCACATCTTTCTCCTTCTTGCAGGTGGTCCTATGAGGGTGATTATCCGAAAAACCATCCCTTTCGTAGAAGATGA
- the LOC104772972 gene encoding uncharacterized protein LOC104772972 isoform X5 has protein sequence MSLRRMLCLLAPWFGPPSLDTNSEVDPRSLMFKKNKYGKPEVDWQNYNNCNNPPLHFNISHTDSLIACGVTVHVPVGIDVENKERKIKHDVLAFAERFYSADEVKFLSTILDPEVQRKEFIKLWTLKEAYVKALGKGFSAAPFNTFTIQSKVGTEGCYNLCKTSEMTISSLEKTEKCYEEWRFALLELADSHYGAICTEDDQAGGGGPMRVIIRKTIPFVEDELISESKLL, from the exons ATGAGCTTAAGAAGAATGCTTTGCTTGCTCGCACCTTGGTTCGGACCACCATCGCTAGAT ACAAACAGTGAGGTCGATCCTCGGTCCTTGATGTTCAAGAAGAATAAGTATGGGAAGCCTGAG GTAGATTGGCAGAATTATAACAACTGTAATAACCCACCATTGCATTTCAATATCTCCCACACAGATTCATTAATTGCCTGTGGGGTGACTGTACATGTTCCG GTTGGTATCGATGTTGAAAACAAGGAAAGGAAAATTAAACATGACGTCTTAGCATTTGCAGAAAGATTTTACTCTGCTGATGAAGTGAAGTTTTTATCAACTATACTGGACCCGGAAGTTCAGCGAAAGGAATTTATTAAGTTGTGGACTCTCAAG GAGGCATATGTGAAAGCATTAGGAAAAGGCTTCTCTGCTGCACCTTTTAATACCTTTACAATCCAGTCTAAGGTTGGAACAGAAGGATGCTACAATCTTTGCAAG ACATCTGAAATGACGATCAGTTCGCTGGAGAAGACAGAGAAATGCTACGAAGAATGGAGGTTTGCCCTTTTGGAGTTGGCTGATTCTCATTATGGTGCAATCTGTACTGAAGATGATCAAGCTGGTGGAG GTGGTCCTATGAGGGTGATTATCCGAAAAACCATCCCTTTCGTAGAAGATGAACTTATTTCTGAATCCAAACTTCTGTAG